In the genome of Polaribacter atrinae, one region contains:
- a CDS encoding polyribonucleotide nucleotidyltransferase, with the protein MIPKVFREVIDLGDGRTISLETGKLAKQAHGSVVVQMGKAMLLCTVVSNYKQSDVDFLPLTVDYREKFAAAGRYPGGFFKREARPSDGEVLTMRLVDRVLRPLFPKDYHAEVQVMIQLMSNDEDVMPDALAGLAASAAIQLSDFPFECPISEARVGRINGEFVINPNRAQLAESDIDMMIGASADSVMMVEGEMDEISEEEMADAIKFAHEAIKVQCAAQIKLAEAFGKKATREYQGEREDEELAAKINDLTYDKCYAIAKKGTSKVERTNAFAEIKEEVKAAFTEEELADYGDLVGKYFNKSQKAAVRELTLAEGLRLDGRKTTDIRPIWCEIDYLPSVHGSAIFTRGETQALATVTLGTSRDANKIDMPSYEGEENFYLHYNFPPFCTGEARPLRGTSRREVGHGNLAQRGLKGMIPADCPYTVRVVSEVLESNGSSSMATVCAGTMALMDAGVQMIRPVSGIAMGLISDGDRYAVLSDILGDEDHLGDMDFKVTGTSEGITACQMDIKVKGLSYEILVNALKQAREGRLHILGKITDTIATANGEVKAHAPKMINRRIPNDIIGAFIGPGGKHIQELQKETGTTIVITEDAVTEEGIIEILGTDPAGIELVIARIESMLFKPQVGSAYEVKVIKMLDFGAVVEYVEAPGNEVLLHVSELAWERTENVTDVVNMGDVFDVKYFGLDPRTRKEKVSRKALLPKPEGYVARPPRDDKRSGGRDNRSRDNRGRDDRKPREPRKEE; encoded by the coding sequence ATGATTCCAAAAGTATTTAGAGAGGTAATAGACCTTGGAGACGGAAGAACCATCTCATTAGAAACCGGTAAATTAGCGAAACAAGCGCACGGTTCAGTTGTTGTTCAAATGGGAAAAGCAATGTTATTATGTACTGTAGTTTCTAACTACAAACAAAGTGACGTTGATTTTTTACCACTTACAGTAGATTATAGAGAAAAATTTGCGGCTGCAGGTCGTTATCCTGGAGGTTTCTTTAAAAGAGAAGCAAGACCAAGTGATGGTGAAGTATTAACAATGCGTCTTGTAGACCGTGTTTTACGTCCATTATTTCCAAAAGATTATCACGCAGAAGTACAAGTAATGATCCAATTAATGTCTAATGATGAAGACGTTATGCCAGATGCATTAGCAGGTTTAGCAGCATCAGCAGCTATTCAATTATCAGATTTCCCTTTTGAATGCCCAATTTCTGAAGCAAGAGTTGGAAGAATAAACGGTGAATTTGTAATCAACCCTAACAGAGCACAATTAGCAGAATCTGACATCGATATGATGATTGGAGCTTCTGCAGATTCTGTAATGATGGTTGAAGGTGAAATGGATGAAATTTCTGAAGAAGAAATGGCAGATGCAATTAAGTTTGCACATGAAGCTATTAAAGTTCAGTGTGCTGCTCAAATAAAATTAGCAGAAGCTTTTGGTAAGAAAGCAACAAGAGAATATCAAGGAGAAAGAGAAGATGAAGAATTAGCTGCAAAAATAAACGACCTTACTTACGATAAGTGTTATGCTATCGCTAAAAAAGGAACTTCTAAAGTAGAACGCACAAATGCTTTTGCTGAAATAAAAGAAGAAGTTAAAGCTGCTTTTACAGAAGAAGAATTAGCAGATTACGGAGATTTAGTTGGTAAATATTTCAACAAATCTCAAAAAGCTGCAGTTAGAGAATTAACTTTAGCAGAAGGTTTACGTTTAGACGGACGTAAAACTACAGATATTAGACCAATTTGGTGTGAAATAGATTATTTACCATCTGTGCATGGTTCTGCGATCTTTACTCGTGGAGAAACTCAAGCTTTAGCAACAGTTACTTTAGGAACATCAAGAGACGCAAATAAAATAGATATGCCATCTTACGAAGGTGAAGAAAATTTCTATTTACATTATAACTTCCCTCCTTTTTGTACAGGTGAAGCAAGACCATTAAGAGGAACATCTCGTAGAGAAGTTGGTCATGGTAACTTAGCGCAACGTGGATTAAAAGGAATGATTCCTGCAGATTGCCCTTATACAGTAAGAGTTGTATCAGAAGTATTAGAATCTAACGGTTCGTCTTCTATGGCAACTGTTTGTGCTGGTACAATGGCTTTAATGGATGCTGGTGTACAAATGATAAGACCAGTTTCTGGTATTGCAATGGGATTAATTTCTGATGGAGATCGTTACGCTGTTTTATCTGACATTTTAGGTGATGAAGATCACTTAGGAGATATGGACTTTAAAGTAACTGGTACTTCTGAAGGAATTACTGCTTGTCAAATGGATATTAAAGTAAAAGGTCTTTCTTACGAAATTTTAGTGAATGCACTAAAACAAGCTCGTGAAGGTCGTTTACATATTTTAGGTAAAATTACAGATACGATTGCAACTGCAAACGGAGAAGTAAAAGCGCATGCTCCTAAAATGATTAACAGACGTATTCCTAATGATATAATTGGTGCATTTATTGGACCAGGAGGTAAACATATTCAAGAATTACAGAAAGAAACAGGAACTACAATTGTAATTACTGAAGATGCTGTAACTGAAGAAGGAATTATCGAGATTTTAGGTACAGACCCAGCAGGAATAGAATTAGTTATTGCTCGTATCGAGTCAATGCTATTCAAACCTCAAGTTGGTAGTGCTTACGAAGTTAAAGTAATTAAAATGTTAGATTTTGGTGCTGTAGTAGAATACGTAGAAGCTCCAGGAAACGAAGTTTTATTACACGTAAGTGAATTAGCATGGGAACGTACAGAAAATGTAACTGATGTTGTAAACATGGG